The proteins below are encoded in one region of Helianthus annuus cultivar XRQ/B chromosome 2, HanXRQr2.0-SUNRISE, whole genome shotgun sequence:
- the LOC118484925 gene encoding ctenidin-1-like, with protein MEAGSSCGGGDGDGSTGGGAETLPRDPTDGVGGDAGGFCGSGGDASGSCGGGGDAVCFCGCGDNVGCFCGDGGGFCGTCGDAVGFCGGGGDDDDDVGSCGTGSAAGGFCGGGCDDDVDGTTGRGGGAGDGTTGRGGGAADGTTGGGGGGAGDGTTGGGVGGVPGGRVDGVGCVVDGWVGGRTGGFLVEVRVVAAVVRGGGTEGLNRGTRKRKAVRCWSVMV; from the coding sequence ATGGAGGCTGGTTCAtcttgtggtggtggtgatggtgatggttcAACTGGTGGTGGAGCCGAGACATTGCCTAGAGATCCAACAGACGGTGTTGGTGGTGATGCAGGTGGTTTTtgtggcagtggtggtgatgcAAGTGGTtcttgtggtggtggtggtgatgcgGTTTGTTTTTGTGGTTGTGGTGATAATGTAGGTTGTTTTTGTGGTGATGGGGGTGGTTTTTGTGGTACTTGTGGTGATGCGGTTGgtttttgtggtggtggtggtgatgatgatgatgatgttggttCTTGTGGTACTGGCAGTGCTGCGGGTGGTttttgtggtggtggttgtgatgatgatgttgatggtACAACGGGTCGTGGTGGTGGTGCAGGCGATGGTACAACGGGTCGTGGTGGTGGTGCAGCCGATGGTACaacgggtggtggtggtggtggtgcaggtGATGGTACAACGGGTGGTGGAGTAGGGGGTGTACCCGGAGGCCGAGTTGATGGTGTAGGTTGTGTTGTTGATGGTTGGGTTGGGGGCCGAACGGGTGGATTTCTTGTAGAGGTTCGGGTGGTGGCAGCAGTGGTGCGAGGAGGTGGGACGGAGGGTCTCAACCGCGGAACCCGAAAACGGAAGGCGGTTCGCTGCTGGTCTGTCATGGTGTGA
- the LOC110915884 gene encoding sporozoite surface protein 2-like, which produces MAPTSKQATPPSSPSHPGVSTKPPSPSTTLQPTSQPSSPQHVHPSDNHQITSMEQSSEHSDSESHTQHNHHDNHEASSTTSNVPNTPETKPMLSHPHDIIPVPESPKNRKPDGPQTMHTNLPDQLFNEKPAIITLAGDNRGTTMHIGSGATKREKSIHILRRYKANPEESTDTVTDDEEEKENDSKPDENEEKSSYINCNIQGINNSMVFNCSITERSPGVHFGSCNENVKKPKRMYIKSTDMKKLKVNGMPSQKQTVRRRCLRGLFMESSESDPNDPHTPRRHGCRYVPGDKSNKDDKTDVV; this is translated from the coding sequence ATGGCACCTACATCAAAACAAGCTACACCACCTTCTTCACCATCTCACCCCGGTGTCTCAACTAAACCGCCATCCCCATCCACAACATTACAACCCACCTCTCAACCGTCATCTCCGCAGCATGTACACCCATCTGATAACCATCAAATAACATCCATGGAGCAATCAAGTGAGCATTCTGATTCAGAATCACATACACAACACAATCATCATGACAACCATGAAGCCAGTAGCACAACCAGCAATGTTCCAAACACACCCGAAACCAAACCAATGCTTTCACACCCACATGACATAATCCCAGTACCAGAATCTCCTAAAAACCGTAAACCAGACGGGCCACAAACCATGCATACAAACCTGCCAGATCAACTCTTTAACGAAAAACCCGCGATTATTACACTTGCAGGCGATAATAGAGGGACAACCATGCATATAGGTTCTGGTGCAACGAAACGAGAAAAGTCGATCCATATTCTCAGAAGGTATAAAGCCAACCCTGAAGAAAGCACAGACACTGTTACTGACGACGAAGAAGAAAAGGAGAATGATTCAAAACCCGATGAAAACGAAGAAAAATCTTCATACATCAACTGCAACATTCAGGGTATCAACAACTCGATGGTGTTCAATTGCTCGATTACAGAAAGGAGTCCTGGAGTTCATTTCGGGTCGTGTAACGAGAATGTGAAGAAACCGAAAAGGATGTATATAAAGTCAACTGATATGAAGAAACTCAAAGTCAACGGTATGCCGTCACAGAAGCAGACAGTTAGAAGGAGGTGTCTTAGAGGTCTGTTCATGGAGTCGAGCGAGTCTGACCCGAATGATCCACATACGCCTAGGCGTCATGGCTGCCGTTATGTTCCGGGAGATAAAAGTAACAAAGATGACAAAACGGATGTTGTTTGA